Proteins from a single region of Rhodospirillales bacterium:
- a CDS encoding nucleotidyltransferase substrate binding protein, with translation MSERWKQRFENFEKAYSVLADALDANFSDLSDLEKMGCIQAFEITFELSWKVMKDYLVYSGINLIEISPRKVIQEAMAAGLIQDGDMWMSMLKNRNLTSHTYDESHILSGVEMIERDYLPHITALYNYLKGRHDG, from the coding sequence ATGAGCGAGCGTTGGAAGCAACGATTTGAAAACTTTGAGAAGGCTTATAGCGTATTGGCTGATGCGCTTGATGCTAATTTCAGTGACCTGTCCGATCTGGAGAAGATGGGATGCATTCAGGCGTTTGAGATTACGTTCGAGCTATCGTGGAAAGTGATGAAAGATTATCTGGTTTACTCAGGAATCAATTTGATCGAGATTAGCCCGCGCAAAGTGATTCAGGAAGCGATGGCAGCAGGGCTTATTCAGGACGGTGATATGTGGATGAGCATGCTTAAAAACCGCAATCTTACATCACACACCTATGATGAATCGCATATTTTGAGCGGTGTTGAGATGATTGAAAGAGATTACTTACCGCATATTACGGCGCTTTATAACTATCTTAAAGGGCGGCATGATGGTTGA